One genomic window of Gossypium hirsutum isolate 1008001.06 chromosome D11, Gossypium_hirsutum_v2.1, whole genome shotgun sequence includes the following:
- the LOC107912472 gene encoding zinc finger protein CONSTANS-LIKE 9 isoform X2: protein MGYICDFCGDQPSLVYCRSDAACLCLSCDRNVHSANALSKRHSRTLLCERCNSQPAFVRCAEEKVSLCQNCDWMGHDASTSNSTHKRQTINSYSGCPSSGELSSIWSFFSQSDSAGESACEQELGLMSISENIESTSWDPTVNTISHNSAGVAEVNGDCNVDKGSGRTRTSIPEYRPAPQLLDQPAGSTDTSLPKFCPQTKYPGLSEDDLYDDFNIDEVDLNLENYEELFGVTLNHSEELLENGGIDSLFGTKDMSAADSTCQGAVAAEGSSIGLVNAIQPACSNAASADSVMSNKTDSILYFTTKHAHSSLSFSGLTGESSAGDYQDCGASSMLLMGEPPWCPPCTESSIPSATRSDAVMRYKEKKKTRKFEKRVRYASRKARADVRKRVKGRFVKAGDAYDYDPLNQTRSC from the exons ATGGGTTACATTTGTGATTTCTGTGGTGATCAACCTTCGCTGGTATATTGCCGGTCTGATGCTGCTTGTTTATGTTTGTCATGTGATCGAAATGTCCATTCTGCTAATGCTCTGTCAAAACGTCATTCGAGAACATTGTTATGTGAAAGATGCAATTCACAGCCTGCTTTTGTTAGATGTGCTGAAGAAAAGGTTTCCCTCTGTCAAAACTGTGATTGGATGGGTCATGATGCCTCTACCTCGAATTCAACACATAAGAGGCAAACAATTAATAGTTATTCTGGTTGCCCATCATCTGGGGAACTTTCTTCCATATGGTCATTTTTTTCACAATCAGATTCTGCAGGCGAATCTGCTTGTGAGCAGGAATTAGGTTTGATGAGCATCTCTGAGAACATAGAGAGTACTTCCTGGGACCCTACAGTAAACACCATTAGCCACAACAGTGCTGGTGTTGCTGAGGTTAATGGTGACTGCAATGTGGATAAGGGAAGTGGCAGGACCAGAACTTCGATTCCTGAATACAGACCTGCACCACAGCTTCTGGATCAGCCAGCCGGATCAACAGATACATCACTGCCCAAG TTTTGTCCTCAAACAAAGTATCCTGGACTTTCTGAAGATGACCTGTACGATGACTTCAACATAGATGAAGTTGATTTAAACCTTGAAAACTATGAAGAACTCTTTGGGGTAACTCTCAATCATTCAGAAGAACTTTTAGAGAACGGTGGGATTGATAGTTTATTTGGGACAAAAGACATGTCTGCTGCTGATTCCACCTGTCAGGGTGCAGTGGCTGCTGAG GGCTCATCCATTGGACTGGTCAATGCAATCCAGCCAGCATGCAGCAATGCGGCATCAGCTGATTCTGTTATGAGCAATAAAACTGATTCAATTCTGTATTTTACGACAAAGCATGCACATTCAAGCCTCTCGTTTTCTGGCCTTACTGGAGAGAGTAGCGCTGGTGATTATCAAGATTGTGGGGCTTCATCAATGCTCCTCATGGGAGAGCCTCCCTGGTGTCCTCCATGTACTGAGAGCTCCATCCCATCAGCAACTCGAAGCGATGCTGTCATGCGTTACAAGGAAAAGAAGAAGACACGGAA GTTTGAAAAGCGAGTGAGATATGCCTCTCGCAAAGCAAGGGCTGATGTGAGAAAGCGAGTGAAGGGACGCTTTGTCAAAGCCGGTGATGCCTATGATTATGATCCGTTGAACCAAACTAGAAGCTGCTGA
- the LOC107912472 gene encoding zinc finger protein CONSTANS-LIKE 9 isoform X1 encodes MGYICDFCGDQPSLVYCRSDAACLCLSCDRNVHSANALSKRHSRTLLCERCNSQPAFVRCAEEKVSLCQNCDWMGHDASTSNSTHKRQTINSYSGCPSSGELSSIWSFFSQSDSAGESACEQELGLMSISENIESTSWDPTVNTISHNSAGVAEVNGDCNVDKGSGRTRTSIPEYRPAPQLLDQPAGSTDTSLPKFCPQTKYPGLSEDDLYDDFNIDEVDLNLENYEELFGVTLNHSEELLENGGIDSLFGTKDMSAADSTCQGAVAAEGSSIGLVNAIQPACSNAASADSVMSNKTDSILYFTTKHAHSSLSFSGLTGESSAGDYQDCGASSMLLMGEPPWCPPCTESSIPSATRSDAVMRYKEKKKTRNFSLGMQQWIHMSPRACLIVVLASKERFEKRVRYASRKARADVRKRVKGRFVKAGDAYDYDPLNQTRSC; translated from the exons ATGGGTTACATTTGTGATTTCTGTGGTGATCAACCTTCGCTGGTATATTGCCGGTCTGATGCTGCTTGTTTATGTTTGTCATGTGATCGAAATGTCCATTCTGCTAATGCTCTGTCAAAACGTCATTCGAGAACATTGTTATGTGAAAGATGCAATTCACAGCCTGCTTTTGTTAGATGTGCTGAAGAAAAGGTTTCCCTCTGTCAAAACTGTGATTGGATGGGTCATGATGCCTCTACCTCGAATTCAACACATAAGAGGCAAACAATTAATAGTTATTCTGGTTGCCCATCATCTGGGGAACTTTCTTCCATATGGTCATTTTTTTCACAATCAGATTCTGCAGGCGAATCTGCTTGTGAGCAGGAATTAGGTTTGATGAGCATCTCTGAGAACATAGAGAGTACTTCCTGGGACCCTACAGTAAACACCATTAGCCACAACAGTGCTGGTGTTGCTGAGGTTAATGGTGACTGCAATGTGGATAAGGGAAGTGGCAGGACCAGAACTTCGATTCCTGAATACAGACCTGCACCACAGCTTCTGGATCAGCCAGCCGGATCAACAGATACATCACTGCCCAAG TTTTGTCCTCAAACAAAGTATCCTGGACTTTCTGAAGATGACCTGTACGATGACTTCAACATAGATGAAGTTGATTTAAACCTTGAAAACTATGAAGAACTCTTTGGGGTAACTCTCAATCATTCAGAAGAACTTTTAGAGAACGGTGGGATTGATAGTTTATTTGGGACAAAAGACATGTCTGCTGCTGATTCCACCTGTCAGGGTGCAGTGGCTGCTGAG GGCTCATCCATTGGACTGGTCAATGCAATCCAGCCAGCATGCAGCAATGCGGCATCAGCTGATTCTGTTATGAGCAATAAAACTGATTCAATTCTGTATTTTACGACAAAGCATGCACATTCAAGCCTCTCGTTTTCTGGCCTTACTGGAGAGAGTAGCGCTGGTGATTATCAAGATTGTGGGGCTTCATCAATGCTCCTCATGGGAGAGCCTCCCTGGTGTCCTCCATGTACTGAGAGCTCCATCCCATCAGCAACTCGAAGCGATGCTGTCATGCGTTACAAGGAAAAGAAGAAGACACGGAA TTTCAGTTTAGGCATGCAGCAATGGATTCACATGTCTCCAA GAGCTTGCTTGATTGTGGTGCTCGCTAGCAAGGAAAG GTTTGAAAAGCGAGTGAGATATGCCTCTCGCAAAGCAAGGGCTGATGTGAGAAAGCGAGTGAAGGGACGCTTTGTCAAAGCCGGTGATGCCTATGATTATGATCCGTTGAACCAAACTAGAAGCTGCTGA
- the LOC107912472 gene encoding zinc finger protein CONSTANS-LIKE 9 isoform X3 gives MGYICDFCGDQPSLVYCRSDAACLCLSCDRNVHSANALSKRHSRTLLCERCNSQPAFVRCAEEKVSLCQNCDWMGHDASTSNSTHKRQTINSYSGCPSSGELSSIWSFFSQSDSAGESACEQELGLMSISENIESTSWDPTVNTISHNSAGVAEVNGDCNVDKGSGRTRTSIPEYRPAPQLLDQPAGSTDTSLPKFCPQTKYPGLSEDDLYDDFNIDEVDLNLENYEELFGVTLNHSEELLENGGIDSLFGTKDMSAADSTCQGAVAAEGSSIGLVNAIQPACSNAASADSVMSNKTDSILYFTTKHAHSSLSFSGLTGESSAGDYQDCGASSMLLMGEPPWCPPCTESSIPSATRSDAVMRYKEKKKTRKSLLDCGAR, from the exons ATGGGTTACATTTGTGATTTCTGTGGTGATCAACCTTCGCTGGTATATTGCCGGTCTGATGCTGCTTGTTTATGTTTGTCATGTGATCGAAATGTCCATTCTGCTAATGCTCTGTCAAAACGTCATTCGAGAACATTGTTATGTGAAAGATGCAATTCACAGCCTGCTTTTGTTAGATGTGCTGAAGAAAAGGTTTCCCTCTGTCAAAACTGTGATTGGATGGGTCATGATGCCTCTACCTCGAATTCAACACATAAGAGGCAAACAATTAATAGTTATTCTGGTTGCCCATCATCTGGGGAACTTTCTTCCATATGGTCATTTTTTTCACAATCAGATTCTGCAGGCGAATCTGCTTGTGAGCAGGAATTAGGTTTGATGAGCATCTCTGAGAACATAGAGAGTACTTCCTGGGACCCTACAGTAAACACCATTAGCCACAACAGTGCTGGTGTTGCTGAGGTTAATGGTGACTGCAATGTGGATAAGGGAAGTGGCAGGACCAGAACTTCGATTCCTGAATACAGACCTGCACCACAGCTTCTGGATCAGCCAGCCGGATCAACAGATACATCACTGCCCAAG TTTTGTCCTCAAACAAAGTATCCTGGACTTTCTGAAGATGACCTGTACGATGACTTCAACATAGATGAAGTTGATTTAAACCTTGAAAACTATGAAGAACTCTTTGGGGTAACTCTCAATCATTCAGAAGAACTTTTAGAGAACGGTGGGATTGATAGTTTATTTGGGACAAAAGACATGTCTGCTGCTGATTCCACCTGTCAGGGTGCAGTGGCTGCTGAG GGCTCATCCATTGGACTGGTCAATGCAATCCAGCCAGCATGCAGCAATGCGGCATCAGCTGATTCTGTTATGAGCAATAAAACTGATTCAATTCTGTATTTTACGACAAAGCATGCACATTCAAGCCTCTCGTTTTCTGGCCTTACTGGAGAGAGTAGCGCTGGTGATTATCAAGATTGTGGGGCTTCATCAATGCTCCTCATGGGAGAGCCTCCCTGGTGTCCTCCATGTACTGAGAGCTCCATCCCATCAGCAACTCGAAGCGATGCTGTCATGCGTTACAAGGAAAAGAAGAAGACACGGAA GAGCTTGCTTGATTGTGGTGCTCGCTAG
- the LOC107912472 gene encoding zinc finger protein CONSTANS-LIKE 10 isoform X4 encodes MGYICDFCGDQPSLVYCRSDAACLCLSCDRNVHSANALSKRHSRTLLCERCNSQPAFVRCAEEKVSLCQNCDWMGHDASTSNSTHKRQTINSYSGCPSSGELSSIWSFFSQSDSAGESACEQELGLMSISENIESTSWDPTVNTISHNSAGVAEVNGDCNVDKGSGRTRTSIPEYRPAPQLLDQPAGSTDTSLPKFCPQTKYPGLSEDDLYDDFNIDEVDLNLENYEELFGGSSIGLVNAIQPACSNAASADSVMSNKTDSILYFTTKHAHSSLSFSGLTGESSAGDYQDCGASSMLLMGEPPWCPPCTESSIPSATRSDAVMRYKEKKKTRKFEKRVRYASRKARADVRKRVKGRFVKAGDAYDYDPLNQTRSC; translated from the exons ATGGGTTACATTTGTGATTTCTGTGGTGATCAACCTTCGCTGGTATATTGCCGGTCTGATGCTGCTTGTTTATGTTTGTCATGTGATCGAAATGTCCATTCTGCTAATGCTCTGTCAAAACGTCATTCGAGAACATTGTTATGTGAAAGATGCAATTCACAGCCTGCTTTTGTTAGATGTGCTGAAGAAAAGGTTTCCCTCTGTCAAAACTGTGATTGGATGGGTCATGATGCCTCTACCTCGAATTCAACACATAAGAGGCAAACAATTAATAGTTATTCTGGTTGCCCATCATCTGGGGAACTTTCTTCCATATGGTCATTTTTTTCACAATCAGATTCTGCAGGCGAATCTGCTTGTGAGCAGGAATTAGGTTTGATGAGCATCTCTGAGAACATAGAGAGTACTTCCTGGGACCCTACAGTAAACACCATTAGCCACAACAGTGCTGGTGTTGCTGAGGTTAATGGTGACTGCAATGTGGATAAGGGAAGTGGCAGGACCAGAACTTCGATTCCTGAATACAGACCTGCACCACAGCTTCTGGATCAGCCAGCCGGATCAACAGATACATCACTGCCCAAG TTTTGTCCTCAAACAAAGTATCCTGGACTTTCTGAAGATGACCTGTACGATGACTTCAACATAGATGAAGTTGATTTAAACCTTGAAAACTATGAAGAACTCTTTGGG GGCTCATCCATTGGACTGGTCAATGCAATCCAGCCAGCATGCAGCAATGCGGCATCAGCTGATTCTGTTATGAGCAATAAAACTGATTCAATTCTGTATTTTACGACAAAGCATGCACATTCAAGCCTCTCGTTTTCTGGCCTTACTGGAGAGAGTAGCGCTGGTGATTATCAAGATTGTGGGGCTTCATCAATGCTCCTCATGGGAGAGCCTCCCTGGTGTCCTCCATGTACTGAGAGCTCCATCCCATCAGCAACTCGAAGCGATGCTGTCATGCGTTACAAGGAAAAGAAGAAGACACGGAA GTTTGAAAAGCGAGTGAGATATGCCTCTCGCAAAGCAAGGGCTGATGTGAGAAAGCGAGTGAAGGGACGCTTTGTCAAAGCCGGTGATGCCTATGATTATGATCCGTTGAACCAAACTAGAAGCTGCTGA